One window of the Trifolium pratense cultivar HEN17-A07 linkage group LG2, ARS_RC_1.1, whole genome shotgun sequence genome contains the following:
- the LOC123907473 gene encoding F-box protein SKIP31 has product MTFSDDEDENLAQFLESEVLSEVSDKEEENVEEPKAKRKRVEEAESNNQGTKQCSGSSSELKNFAVCNPGVPRRIESGFFSKVPPELYHHILKFLSSEDLISCSLVCRFLSHAASDEALWRRLYCMRWGVLPPSRKLRDCPWKKLYIQRDEKDMGELVRSCQNEFKEYYIQMQAAKRSQAPHPSQLKDDSIILDKTLADQVSSWKSSRGLSDTVVTDHACSGKTCSYYQIGDVFICEKTGQVHVCDETCKEVGMDPTDELMVCTISGHCFDSLLSPSEMESDFEQQQGVTTDEEEPFMGSGRFARAYLLGYNCADEKELEATLRYC; this is encoded by the exons ATGACCTTTTCAGATGACGAAGACGAAAATCTAGCTCAATTTCTCGAATCAGAAGTCCTATCTGAGGTCTCTGATAAG GAAGAGGAAAATGTTGAGGAACCTAAAGCAAAGAGAAAACGAGTAGAAGAAGCTGAGAGTAATAATCAGGGTACCAAACAGTGTTCTGGTTCATCATCTGAGCTTAAGAACTTTGCTGTCTGTAACCCCGGTGTGCCGAGAAGGATTGAGAGTGGTTTTTTCAGCAAAGTCCCACCAGAACTTTACCATCATATTCTTAAGTTTCTGTCATCTGAG GACCTTATTTCTTGTTCGCTAGTCTGTAGGTTTCTAAGTCATGCTGCATCTGATGAAGCTTTGTGGCGTCGCCT ATATTGTATGCGATGGGGTGTTCTTCCTCCTTCGAGGAAGTTAAGGGACTGCCCGTGGAAAAAGCTATACATTCAG CGTGATGAAAAAGACATGGGTGAACTTGTCAGAAGCTGCCAAAATGAGTTTAAGGAGTACTATATTCAAATGCAAGCAGCCAAGAGAAGTCAAGCACCTCATCCTTCACAG TTGAAGGATGATAGCATAATTCTTGACAAAACATTAGCTGATCAAGTCTCATCATGGAAAAGCAGCAGGGGCCTTAGTGACACAGTGGTGACTGACCATGCTTGTTCTGGGAAGACATGCTCGTACTACCAAATTGGAGATGTATTTATTTGTGAGAAGACCGGACAAGTTCATG ttTGTGATGAAACATGCAAAGAAGTAGGTATGGATCCCACCGATGAGCTTATGGTCTGTACAATATCAGGGCACTGTTTTGATAGTTTATTATCGCCATCCGAAATGGAGTCCGACTTT GAGCAGCAGCAAGGTGTTACAACAGATGAGGAAGAACCATTTATGGGATCTGGCCGTTTTG CACGAGCTTATTTGCTGGGATACAATTGTGCTGATGAAAAGGAGCTTGAAGCTACTTTGAGGTATTGCTGA